The Methanobrevibacter sp. TMH8 genomic sequence GGCATTTGTGTTGCAAAATAACCTATGAACACACCATTGCTTATTAATAATGTAGCTGTCACTAATCCAAATAGAATAGCTCCACAATACATCATGATTCCTACAAAAACATTGTTAAGAAATATTGAATCATGAGTTATTTTTATTTCTCCTTGTTGCACCTTATCTCTAAATGAATCTACCATAGGATTCAATATATTTGTAATATAAGGTGCAAAAAAGTATCCAAATAACATTGAAATAACGAATAATAACCCTGAAAAAAGAATTATAAATTTATTCTCTACAAAAGAAACTTTAATTAGCTTTCCGAATAAATGAACATAATGTTTAATATTTTGCAGTTTACCACCTTAATTCTAATTTTTAATTAGCTTTAAAGCTATTTATCAGTACATCTCACTAATTTATACTAGTTTTTAGCTAATCTCAATTAATTCTAAATTAAACTAAAGAATTTTTAATTAATTTTAATTAATTTTAAATTAATTATCTTTTTACTCTTATTTTTTATAACAAAAATTATATTCAATCATTAGTAAATCATGCTATAAATAATTAATTATTTCAAAAGATAAAAGATAAAAAAATAAAAATAAAAATAGGATTAAAAATAGGATTAAAATTAGATTAAAAATAAAAAATAAGAAAAATAAGAAAAAAGAATAGAAAATAATATAAAAATAAATTATCTAAAATTACAATCTTTCTCTGAATTATAATCTATCTCCATAATATTTAGTAAATATTAATAGAACGATAAATTCCATAAATATTAAAACTGTTATTAAGATTGCAGAAAAATTATAATCTAAATAAAGTAAAATTGTAGCCAATAATGCTAAAGAACATATTGTGAATACATATGTGGCATAAGATGCTTTACCTCGTATTAAGCTATTTCTTTCATCATATTCATCTATTCTAGTTTTTCTAGTCCACATTGGCCTTGCTCTCATAATATATAAACGTGCTATTGCAGAAATTAAAAAGATTAACCCCCATAAATTAAGTATTTTTGGCCAAAACATATCAGAAGCAAACTGTGGAATTAATAAGCTAGCTATATTTGTTATTATAATCAAAAATAGACCGATTAATCCAAAAAATATATAATATCTTTTTTTATTATTTATATATTCTTCATCCTCAATGGTCTTTTTATTATTGTCATTATTATTTTTACCAATATTTATACTATCATGATCATTGCTATTTTTATCCATAAAATACCCCTTTATTTCCTTTATTTCATTTAATTTCCTTTAATTTCCTTTAATTTTATTTTATTTTTCATCTCCTTCATATATGAAAATGTCTTCAATCGACATTTTAAAATATTTTGCTATTTTAAAAGCTAAAATAACTGAAGGATTATATCTTCCATTTTCTAAAGAGCTAATAGTTTGACGAGAAACCTCAAGAATATTAGCCAATTCAACTTGACTAATACCTTTTTCAATTCTAAGCTCTTCAAGCCGATTTTTCATATTTATCACATACAAATATTTATCAAATTTATGTAAAGCTAGCTTTACATACAAAT encodes the following:
- a CDS encoding stage II sporulation protein M; this encodes MQNIKHYVHLFGKLIKVSFVENKFIILFSGLLFVISMLFGYFFAPYITNILNPMVDSFRDKVQQGEIKITHDSIFLNNVFVGIMMYCGAILFGLVTATLLISNGVFIGYFATQMPLNAFLAYTLPHGIIEIPAIIIAGASGFVLLKFIISTIYNIFSPNIDEKTDNLEGSYNWTIKNRIFSSLEFNSNILFQSLTLFGVSVVLFVIAAFIEAYLTIPIGNFFI
- a CDS encoding helix-turn-helix transcriptional regulator, which gives rise to MKNRLEELRIEKGISQVELANILEVSRQTISSLENGRYNPSVILAFKIAKYFKMSIEDIFIYEGDEK